Proteins encoded in a region of the Vitis riparia cultivar Riparia Gloire de Montpellier isolate 1030 chromosome 7, EGFV_Vit.rip_1.0, whole genome shotgun sequence genome:
- the LOC117917726 gene encoding poly(A)-specific ribonuclease PARN-like — translation MWLQRRGLCTKREWRVKQVTKSNFSQTLESLKPQISQSDFVAVSLQKTGSFSAPWHRVLPFDTPQTAYSKARFAADKFQVFQFAVCPFSVRASKVVAHPYNFHLFPRDELKIGMPSYSFSCQTSYLASMAREGFDFNVCIYDGISYLSRAQESVANARIGNPIPSNNVKTSSSTPSVADAVFIERIKSRVKHWKSACRDSSTRADEALVKSLRKLILGSEEYRSRPCVNLDVCSEHQVQLVLEVLGEFFDDLVPLLIPAKGGGTQAVRVILTSSEEDKDLLKRELQDLEEEQNKRVCGFREVIDLISASQKPVVSHNSLNEFAFIHSKFLSPLPPNMDEFMCSLRMVFPHVLDVNHLMKEIGPLKKVTNLSAAASCLKRRFFVPIDMEIPHQASNEDKIHGHNVLKISHLLANLCSILKITPEMIQSDGGHLASALEGYANIFHPHSTNTEDPIDGDIKVWTDDTRKVSSEDLVFIWGFRGRMSAGGLKRLLQGSHSVFSEEFDVRMVDGSCAIVVFWQSGLSQTFLEAISSNGISGLLREMVSEGLRAAGYETYKKTCSLGFWEADLADSLDKALAEPDHNSEADSETKPTGPSQIYWSRDSIINLDEL, via the exons ATGTGGTTGCAGAGACGAGGGCTGTGCACGAAGCGGGAATGGAGAGTCAAACAGGTGACCAAATCCAACTTCTCCCAAACCCTAGAATCTCTCAAACCCCAAATCTCCCAATCCGACTTCGTGGCCGTCTCTCTCCAGAAAACGGGCTCCTTCTCCGCCCCGTGGCACCGCGTTTTGCCCTTCGACACCCCCCAAACCGCCTACTCCAAGGCCAGGTTCGCCGCCGACAAATTCCAGGTCTTTCAATTCGCCGTCTGCCCGTTCTCCGTTAGGGCTTCCAAGGTCGTCGCCCACCC ATATAACTTTCATTTGTTCCCTAGGGATGAGTTAAAAATAGGGATGCCATCTTACagtttttcatgtcaaacaTCGTATTTGGCGTCCATGGCTCGGgaaggttttgattttaatgtcTGCATATATGATG GCATATCATACTTATCCAGAGCGCAAGAGTCTGTGGCAAATGCTCGAATTGGGAATCCAATACCCAGTAACAATGTGAAGACATCGTCTTCTACCCCTTCAGTTGCTGACGCTGTTTTTATAGAAAGGATTAAATCACGGGTTAAACATTGGAAAAGTGCATGTAGAGACTCGAGCACAAGAGCAGATG AGGCTCTAGTGAAGTCCCTGAGAAAACTTATTTTGGGGAGCGAAGAGTACAGATCAAGACCATGCGTCAATTTGGATGTTTGTAGTGAACATCAAGTGCAGCTTGTCCTAGAG GTGCTGGGGGAGTTCTTTGATGACCTTGTCCCGTTACTAATCCCAGCAAAGGGTGGGGGAACCCAGGCAGTTCGAGTTATCTTGACAAGTTCAGAAGAAGACAAGGATCTTCTGAAG AGGGAACTTCAAGATCTTGAAGAGGAACAAAACAAGAGAGTTTGTGGCTTTCGAGAGGTGATCGATTTGATTTCTGCTTCCCAGAAACCCGTTGTCTCTCACAACTCCCTTAATG AGTTTGCATTTATTCATTCAAAATTCCTTTCTCCTCTTCCTCCTAACATGGATGAGTTCATGTGCTCCTTGCGCATGGTTTTTCCCCATGTACTTGATGTCAACCATTTGATGAAGGAGATTGGCCCTCTGAAAAAGGTCACCAATTTATCAGCAGCTGCTTCATGCTTGAAGAGACGGTTCTTTGTGCCCATTGATATGGAAATTCCTCACCAAG CTTCAAATGAAGACAAGATCCATGGGcataatgttttgaaaataagtcATTTGCTTGCAAACCTCTGCTCCATACTTAAAATCACTCCTGAAATGATCCAATCTGATGGCGGCCATCTGGCTTCAGCCCTGGAAGGCTATGCAAACATCTTCCATCCACATTCTACCAACACTGAAGACCCAATTGATGGGGATATCAAAGTTTGGACAGATGACACAAGAAAAGTGAGCAGTGAGGATTTGGTTTTCATCTGGGGATTCAGGGGTAGGATGTCTGCTGGAGGCCTTAAGAGGCTGCTCCAGGGTTCTCACTCTGTTTTCTCTGAAGAATTCGATGTTCGAATGGTGGATGGTAGCTGTGCAATTGTAGTTTTCTGGCAGTCTGGTTTGTCTCAAACTTTTCTAGAAGCCATCAGTTCCAATGGGATTTCCGGACTTTTAAGGGAGATGGTCTCAGAAGGCCTAAGAGCAGCAGGTTATGAGACTTACAAAAAAACCTGCAGTCTGGGTTTCTGGGAGGCAGATTTAGCAGATTCCTTGGACAAGGCCTTGGCAGAACCTGATCACAACTCAGAAGCTGATTCTGAAACAAAGCCAACAGGCCCCTCACAAATTTACTGGAGTAGAGACTCTATCATAAACTTGGATGAACTTTGA